A single genomic interval of Astyanax mexicanus isolate ESR-SI-001 chromosome 4, AstMex3_surface, whole genome shotgun sequence harbors:
- the LOC103045831 gene encoding alpha/beta hydrolase domain-containing protein 17A: protein MNGLSVSELCGLFCCPPCPSRIAAKLAFLPPEPTYSLLPDLDSAPAVTSSLGAPGLRSRLGGGGGGAFGDRGAEGRWKLLLSERAEFQYSQRELDGTEVFLARSSRGNKVGCMYIRCAPSARFTVLFSHGNAVDLGQMSSFYIGLGTRINCNIFSYDYSGYGASTGKPSEKNLYADIDAAWHALRTRYGISPENIILYGQSIGTVPTVDLASRYECAAVVLHSPLTSGMRVAFPDTKKTYFFDAFPNIEKVSKITSPVLIIHGTEDEVIDFSHGLALFERCPKAVEPLWVEGAGHNDIELYSQYLERLRRFISQEVAAQYT from the exons ATGAACGGTCTGTCCGTCAGCGAGTTGTGCGGCCTGTTCTGCTGCCCCCCGTGTCCAAGCCGGATCGCGGCGAAGCTGGCCTTCCTGCCCCCGGAGCCCACCTACAGCCTCCTGCCGGACCTGGACTCCGCCCCCGCCGTCACCTCCAGCCTGGGAGCCCCGGGGCTGCGGTCCCGGCTGGgcggaggagggggaggagcttTCGGAGACAGGGGGGCAGAGGGCAGGTGGAAGCTTCTCCTGTCGGAGCGAGCGGAATTCCAGTATTCCCAGCGGGAGCTGGACGGAACCGAGGTCTTCCTCGCCCGCTCCAGTCGAGGGAACAAAGTGGGATGCATGTACATCCGCTGTGCTCCATCAGCCAG GTTCACTGTGCTGTTCTCTCACGGTAACGCTGTAGATCTGGGTCAGATGAGCAGCTTCTACATCGGGTTGGGGACGCGCATCAACTGCAACATCTTCTCCTACGATTACTCTGGGTACGGAGCCAGCACAGGAAAACCCTCAGAGAAGAACCTGTACGCAGATATAGACGCAGCCTGGCACGCTCTGCGCACGAG ATACGGCATCAGCCCCGAAAACATAATCCTGTACGGGCAGAGCATTGGCACGGTGCCCACGGTGGACCTGGCGTCGCGGTACGAGTGCGCTGCTGTGGTCCTGCACTCCCCGCTCACCTCGGGCATGAGGGTGGCCTTCCCCGATACCAAGAAGACCTACTTCTTCGACGCCTTTCCCAA cattgAGAAAGTCTCGAAGATCACGTCTCCGGTGCTGATCATCCACGGCACGGAGGACGAGGTGATCGATTTCTCTCACGGCCTGGCTCTGTTCGAGCGCTGCCCCAAAGCCGTGGAGCCGCTGTGGGTGGAGGGAGCCGGCCACAACGACATCGAGCTCTACAGCCAGTACCTGGAGCGCCTGCGCCGCTTCATCAGCCAGGAGGTGGCGGCCCAGTACACCTGA